GAACGACCCGCAAAGCGGAGTCATGCGCGACAGCAGTCCGGGCCGAATCACCTACCGTAACATGACTTTGAGGGACCTGCTCTACCAAGCCTACGGAACCGGCCTCAGCACAGCGATGAACGTGAGCGGCGGGCCGGCGTGGATTGCTCGCGACCGTTTCACGATTGAAGCCGTCGCGCAGGGTAATCCCGACGATCGGCAATTCCGTCTGATGTTGCGGAAACTACTCGAGGAGAGATTTGCTGTTCAGACGCGTTGGGAAACTCGGCAGATCGATGTATACGCGCTTGTCCTCGATCGCGACGGCAAGCCGGGTTCCAAGCTCAAGACATGGGACGGCACCTGCGCGGGCGGCAGACCGCCCCGGGACTATGACGATCCGGCCATGCCCCGCTGCCCTGGCGCTTCCTTTCACCCTTCCGGTTTAATCCTGGAGGGCGCAACCATGGTCCCGCTGGCGGAAATGTTATCGACACAGCGGCGGCTGCTCGGCCGCATCGTGCAGGACCGCACGGGACTCACAGGCCGTTACAACATCGACCTACAGTTCGATTTCATCAACGCCAACCAGCCTGATGCGCCGGGGCCATCGATCTTCACGGCGCTCAAGGAACAGTTGGATCTGAAGCTTGAGGCCGCAAAAGGACCTCTTGATGTTC
The sequence above is a segment of the Terriglobia bacterium genome. Coding sequences within it:
- a CDS encoding TIGR03435 family protein; amino-acid sequence: MKYALIISFIAFATALSGRQVGFEAATVKPAATNDPQSGVMRDSSPGRITYRNMTLRDLLYQAYGTGLSTAMNVSGGPAWIARDRFTIEAVAQGNPDDRQFRLMLRKLLEERFAVQTRWETRQIDVYALVLDRDGKPGSKLKTWDGTCAGGRPPRDYDDPAMPRCPGASFHPSGLILEGATMVPLAEMLSTQRRLLGRIVQDRTGLTGRYNIDLQFDFINANQPDAPGPSIFTALKEQLDLKLEAAKGPLDVLVVENASPPTEN